TGGTTTCGCACGACGCGGTAATACTGCGGCACATAGGCAATGCTGAGGGCGATCGCCGCATTTAGCACGCCCCGCCCCACCACAAACGCCAGCGTCACCGACAGCAGCAGCCCCGGCAGCGTGTAGATTGTGTCCATCAGAAACAGCAGCACTCGGTCTAGCCAGCCGCCCAAATAGCCGCTCAGCATTCCCAACGGCACGCCCACCAGCACGCTCAGCGCCGTCGCCAGCACCACTACCTTCAGCGCTGCCTGTGCGCCATAGAGGGTGCGAGCAAAAATGTCGTAGCCCTGTCGATCGGTGCCAAACCAGTGTGCCGCCGACGGTGGTTCATGAATTGGGTTCGCCAGCGCCTCCAGCGGGTCTTGCAGCCAGCCCCAGGTGTGAAACAGCGGAGCCAGCAGCGCCGCCAGCACAAACACTGCCACGATCGCCACGCCCACCCACATCATTTGCACCGACAAACTCGGCCGCTGTGTCGTGCGTAAAAATCGGAGCGATCGCAAATTGGTAAGCGCCATGCCAAATCGGATTCCAGGAGCAAAAAAGGGAAAAAGATCGTAGCCTATTGTCGCACGTCTGAGGAAGCGTGATAGCGAGTTGGGATACTAACGATTTTGGATGGGCGATTTTGGATTTTGGATGGGCGATTTTGGCGTGTCAGTCAAGCCTCTTGGGGCCTTCAGCCATTTCATTTAGAACGCTGCTTAAAGCGCTATCTAAGAGGGTGTTTGAAAAGGTATCGCCTGTAATGTTAAGCACTCAGAGATCCCCCCTAGCCCCCCTTAAAAAGGGGGGAAACCGCCTTAAAGTCCCCCCTTTTTAAGGGGGATTTAGGGGGATCTGCACGCTTTGCTACAAACAGTGGGACTTTCCAAACATCCTCTAAGTAAAGACAGGACTTACGCCCTTGCTCTGACAAACCGGACAGTAGTAAATCCGTCGTCCGCCCAGTATGTTCTTCTCGATGGGCGTTTGGCATACCCAGCAGGGCTGTCCGTCGCGGTTGAACACATGAAAGCGATACTGGCCACGGCTGAGGCCTTGCTGTTTGAGCTGAGCGACGCGGGCCAGGTCATTGGTGATGCCGCCTGTGGTGTAGGACTGGCGGGCGAGGGCGATCGCCGCCTCAGCCAGTCCAGTTATTTGCTCTGGGGTGCAGTCCATCGGGCGCAGGCTGGGATGCACACCCGCCACAAACAGCACCTCGCTGCGGAGATAGTTGCCCAGGCCGCAGAGAAATTTCTGATCTAGCAGCAGCGACACCAGCCCGCGACGGTGAAAGCGGGGATCGAGCAATCGTGCGACGACTTGTTCAACGCTGACGGCGGAATCTAGCACGTCGGGCCCGACCTGGCTCCAGAAGGGGTGCTGTATTAGCTCGTCTTCTCGC
The Thermoleptolyngbya sichuanensis A183 DNA segment above includes these coding regions:
- a CDS encoding ABC transporter permease, translated to MALTNLRSLRFLRTTQRPSLSVQMMWVGVAIVAVFVLAALLAPLFHTWGWLQDPLEALANPIHEPPSAAHWFGTDRQGYDIFARTLYGAQAALKVVVLATALSVLVGVPLGMLSGYLGGWLDRVLLFLMDTIYTLPGLLLSVTLAFVVGRGVLNAAIALSIAYVPQYYRVVRNHTVSVKTELFIEAAQSMGASTWRVLSKYLFANVIQSVPVLFTLNAADAALTLGGLGFLGLGLPDQTPEWGADLRQALDALPTGIWWPALFPGLALTLLVTGLSLVGEGLNEFINPLLRRENWK
- the nei gene encoding endonuclease VIII, whose translation is MPEGPEIRRAADEIERAITREPVQDIFFAFEHLKPYEDKLRGDRILNVQTRGKGMLIRFACQLNIYSHNQLYGIWYVRKAYDFPQTKRQLRLAIHNSQKSALLYSASDIEVLREDELIQHPFWSQVGPDVLDSAVSVEQVVARLLDPRFHRRGLVSLLLDQKFLCGLGNYLRSEVLFVAGVHPSLRPMDCTPEQITGLAEAAIALARQSYTTGGITNDLARVAQLKQQGLSRGQYRFHVFNRDGQPCWVCQTPIEKNILGGRRIYYCPVCQSKGVSPVFT